A segment of the Anopheles cruzii chromosome 2, idAnoCruzAS_RS32_06, whole genome shotgun sequence genome:
ATCAAGTATTGCATCTAATGAACAAAATGAATTTAACACCACCGTTTGAGCTACAGAAGGGACCGTCAGATAATTGCCAAACGCCAAACCTAGCCCCTCATTCGCTACACAGCGGATCGGACGAGGAATCGGAACTAGAATCGGACACGGAAAACACCTCGCACAAGAGATTGAAACCGGCCACCAGCATAGCTCTGCCGCGAACGATGAAAGTGGTTAATTATGACTGCCCAACCGAGCCATTAGTTTGCGTGAAGCAACAAAAAGTGTCCAAATTGGAAATACACATTTCCGGGACCTCGGTCGATTCAGGTCGTACACAAAGCTCGGAGGAAACCGTAAAAGTAACCAGTGGAAACGCGCCACATTCTGAGAGCGAACCTGCTACGGACGGTCCGAGGACGCTGGATgatattttacaaaatcgaATCCCCGATGAACAAAGAGCGCTGCTCAATGTGTTCCAAAATTACACTCCCGGAGAACCGTCGGACAAGCTGTACATAAAAAATCTCTCCAAACAGGTGACCGAACAGGATTTGAAGCAAATTTTTAATCTTTTCTTCGAGCAGGGTTTTCTCAGGGAACTCGATGTAAAGTTGATGAAAACGGGTCGAATGAAGGGCCAagcgtttgtttcgttcgtttcggttaGCGAGGACAAAGTCGATGCGCTGAAGAAAAGCGTCGCAAAGATACTATCGGTCACGAATGGTTACATTTTGAAAGATAAACCGATGGTCATATCGTATGCCAAAAGTAGCAAAAGCTTaggttaattaaatttaaacagaCGATCAAAAGAACAttgtaaatagaaaaaatacttGGCCAATTCGAATTCCATGCCTGCCCAAGATTGAAACAAGTGGGTACACCGTGAACATAAATAAACCTTGGGAAATGCCAATGGACTGTCAAAAGTCATAAACGCGGTACAAGATcattgtaaacaaacactGGCGTCTATTTCGACCTGCTTTAACTCTCTGTTCCCAATTTCCAATTGCATCGCTGTGGTGTAGATCGGGACTGTACTTTTAGTTATAACCCGCGACATGATGGATCCCCCAGCTGCTAGAGAGAGGGCTCCGTTGAGTAATGTTTGCAACAACGTTAGTGTACATTCGCaacaaccgccaccgcccgttgCAGACTGTTTACAAATGAACTCTGCTCTTCGCAAGGCGGAGACAAGTTTGTGTGACGACAAGTTTTTCCTCTATCATATAAAGCCGGACAAAATGTCCGAGAATGGTAAGCAGTTGGTGACGATTGATTCAATACCGTTAACAACATGGCCAAATCTCTTGCTCCGCTACCAGATCCCTTCACGCGTATCTCGGACGAAATGTTGTTACATATTTTCAAATGGTTACCAAAAAAGACTCTTCTCCGCTGTGCTGAAGTGTGTCGCCGTTTCAACCGTGTATCGAAGGACGACGCACTTTGGGTACGCATTGATTTGTCTGGACGGACGCTACGGTGCGACTCTCTCGTAACGATACTCAACCACCGGTTAAACATTGTGCGCATGGCCCAAACTGAAATACTTTGTCCGACACAAACACCCGTCTTTCCGTTCGGTAAGGCAAAGCTTCAATACCTGGACCTCAGCATGTGCACCATCGACAAGGGTGTGCTTCGTGCGCTGCTCCAGAGCTGCTACGCCCTGCGGAAGTTGAGCTTAGAAAATATACCTCTCGATGATGCCATATGTATGGAGATTGCGAAAAACCAACATATGGAGTCTCTGAACCTAACCATGT
Coding sequences within it:
- the LOC128278251 gene encoding S-phase kinase-associated protein 2 gives rise to the protein MSPIALRIFNFPPLFTHVDIGTVLLVITRDMMDPPAARERAPLSNVCNNVSVHSQQPPPPVADCLQMNSALRKAETSLCDDKFFLYHIKPDKMSENDPFTRISDEMLLHIFKWLPKKTLLRCAEVCRRFNRVSKDDALWVRIDLSGRTLRCDSLVTILNHRLNIVRMAQTEILCPTQTPVFPFGKAKLQYLDLSMCTIDKGVLRALLQSCYALRKLSLENIPLDDAICMEIAKNQHMESLNLTMCTGLSAEGLSAIAAYLTQLQNFNVAWTSISSEAILRLVTLISPTLMRINLAGCRNTLIDESLATLVRRCPNLVELDVSDCAQLTSKAIDYLCKLPKLEYLSLSRCYNINTTSYLNLVHLESLLFLDIFGLMSDATLVAVQNALGSIGINKFYHSSIARPTIGSRRTSIWGLRTRE